The genome window CGCCATCGACGGCGCGTAGTCGTGCGCGCCGTCTTGCGCGGCGGCATGCGCCGCCTCCAGCGGCTGCAGCCGCACCCAGGCTTCGGCCTCGAGGGTGGCGGCCAGCGCGCGGCGCCCGGCCTCCAGCACCTGGCCCAGGTCGGCGGCGCTGGTCAGTTCGCGGCCCAGCCGCTGCAGCGCGGTGGTCTGCGCGTTGGCCGCGCGCAGCGCCAGCACCTGCATGCGCAGGCGCGACGCCAGGCGCCCGGCGACCAGCGCCGCGACCAGGAATAGCAGCACCGTAACCACGCCCTGGCGCGAGCCGATGTGCAGGGTGTAGCGCGGCTCGATGAAGAAGAAGTTGTAGGCGAAGAAGCTCAGCAGCGCCGACAGCACCGCCGCGGCCATGCGCGTCTTCGCCGCGACCATCACCACCGCGACGATGAACACCATCGACAGGTCGTCGATGCCGACCCAGCGCTCGGCGACCCAGCCCACCGCCACCGCCAGCAGCGAGGCCACCGTCGCGAACACCAGGTCGTCGCGCGACAGCCAGTGGCCGGGGTTGCGCCAACGCCGTCGCGCGCGCGCGCGCGCCTCCGGCGAGCTGATGATGACCAGTTCGTAGTGCGCGCCGCGCTGCAGCAGCTGCTGGGTGAGCGTGCGGTTGATCATGCGCGCCAGCGGCCGCTCGCGGGTGCGGCCGAGCAGCAGCGTGGACACGCCGTTGTGCGCGGCGTGGTCGAGCAGCGCATCGGCCACGCTGGCGCCGTGCAGCAGCGCGGCGTCGCCGCCGAGCCGCCGCGCCAGCGCGAAGGCGCGATCGACCTCCAGCTGCCAGGCTTCCTCCGGCTGCGCCTGGGTCTGCACGGTGACCACGCTCCACGGCGCGCCGCGGCGTTCGGCCAGGCGCCGCGCCACCCGCACCAGGTAGTCGGACTGGCCGCGCCCGTCGATCGCCACCAGCACCCGCCGCCGCAAGGCCACGCCGGTGCGGCCCTGCGCGGCCTGCGAGTCGCGCAGGTCGTTGTCGACGCGGTCGGCCGCGGTCTGCATCGCCAGTTCGCGCAGCGCGGCCAGGTTCGACGGCGAGAAGAATGCCTGCAAGGCCTGCCCGGCCTGCTCGGGTAGGTACACTTTGCCTTGCTGCAGGCGTTCGATCAGCTCGCGCGGCGGTAGATCGACCAGCACGATGTCGCGCAGGCGGTCGAACAGCGCATCGGGTACGGTCTCGCTCACGCGGATGCCGGTGATGCGGTGGACCACGTCGTTGAGGCTTTCCAGGTGCTGGATGTTGACCGTGCTGTAGACGTCGATGCCGGCGTCGAGCAGTTCTTCCACATCCTGCCAGCGCCGCTCGTGGCGGCTACCGGGCGCGTTGCGGTGGGC of Xanthomonas translucens pv. cerealis contains these proteins:
- a CDS encoding sensor histidine kinase, whose amino-acid sequence is MPDSRTQQADALIGALQRERGGRLTVFLGAAPGVGKTYAMLSRARQLQQQGSELVVGVVETHGRAETAALLDGLAVQPRQRVEYRGRILEEMDLDALLARRPPLVLVDELAHRNAPGSRHERRWQDVEELLDAGIDVYSTVNIQHLESLNDVVHRITGIRVSETVPDALFDRLRDIVLVDLPPRELIERLQQGKVYLPEQAGQALQAFFSPSNLAALRELAMQTAADRVDNDLRDSQAAQGRTGVALRRRVLVAIDGRGQSDYLVRVARRLAERRGAPWSVVTVQTQAQPEEAWQLEVDRAFALARRLGGDAALLHGASVADALLDHAAHNGVSTLLLGRTRERPLARMINRTLTQQLLQRGAHYELVIISSPEARARARRRWRNPGHWLSRDDLVFATVASLLAVAVGWVAERWVGIDDLSMVFIVAVVMVAAKTRMAAAVLSALLSFFAYNFFFIEPRYTLHIGSRQGVVTVLLFLVAALVAGRLASRLRMQVLALRAANAQTTALQRLGRELTSAADLGQVLEAGRRALAATLEAEAWVRLQPLEAAHAAAQDGAHDYAPSMAAVDRSAADWSQRHGQATGRFTDTLAGASWWFLPVRHERGAIGVVGLKFATGVQRPGLEQQRLAEAMVEDIGQAALRTRLVADLESARVSGETERLRSALLSSVSHDLRSPLAAMIGAASSLASYGQAMDADDRRSLLETIQLEGERLDRYIQNLLDMTKLGHTGLTLNRDWIDVDELIGSAARRLQRYQPQVRLDIALAAELPTLWVHPALVEQAIFNVLENAAKFSPPDEAIRVAAAMVDGRLRIDIGDRGPGIPEDERARIFDMFYSVERGDRGRHGTGLGLTICQGMIGAHGGSVEALPGADGCGTTIRITLPLIEPAAPPPRPDAD